From the genome of Nicotiana tabacum cultivar K326 chromosome 17, ASM71507v2, whole genome shotgun sequence:
ttatatttttattttaatttctattATCGACTTACCTAtagacaaattaaaaaaaaaaatcgtaACAGAAAAGAGTTAGAAGTAGTAATCAAGCATATAAGTTAATGATGTTCAATAGtgaaataaatgagaaaaataaaaaaattataataaataatttactcGTATCAGTAGTTTTATTAATAGcaatcaaaaatttatttacaaaattaagagtaaaagagaatgaaaattttataaattatgCAATGCAGGTAATAAGAAAATAATGGCCGTAAAATAGAGgtaattttataataaaatttgcaaaaaatatttatttaaacttTACATGaaatttaattataattttaaaaagttctagtaataacaatcaaaactcaaaaatttatataCACCATAGATAATAATAAATAGTGGAACTGAAAATCACACGCACACACCAACATACATTATATGCATTTTAATAtacataatattaaaataataataataataataaactagcaataaatttgtaataaattcataatataattattttatttataatgttAGTGAActtagattaaattatataaataagaTATAGTATTTTTAACTTATGAATAAATACTTGCAttaaaaaatatctaaataatataaaaaggTATATTACCTATATGGAGAGTTGAAAATGTCAAGGGTAAAAAAGATATTGTGTAGGACGAAaggatgaaaatgataattgttcAAAATTAGAGGATGAGCTTGATTTTTAAAGTAAACTTGGGAGATGTAAATGATTTTCACCCTGTAATCTTCATTAATATAGAAAGACATTATTGTGCAACATTTTCGTTAAAAACTAATTGTTTTTATGATTGAATCCTGCTGCTTTTCAAGACTATCTAATTTGGAGAAAAATGTTATTCTACTATGCCGTTTGTTCAGTGGCGGAGCCAAAATTTTCGTTAaagggtgtcaaaatatataaaagtaaacatatagaaaattaaggggagtcaatacataatatatatacatatcgaTTACGGTGAGTAGTTAAATATTTTGAACAGTAAATTACAAAATGTTAGTGAGAAAAATTACAGTACAAGTGTTTGATATGGAATTATAAGGGTAATACGTTATATTTGTGTATGGTCTTCATCATATAGGAAATCCGTATCCACAATCGAGTCGAATTAATTTTGTGTAAGATTTCACTATATACAGCAGGTTTACGTTTTTGATTTTGATGCATTATAGATATcgctatatatataaaaatatttgttttatgggATTTAGGTTTTTGATTCGGAACATATAGATGTATATGAAATTGAGTACATATTTTATGGTGTGTGAAGTGATTAATTAACTTTATACGAAGTAAATGACACAATCGAAAGCGAGATCCAGGTTTCTATTTTTGTGGGTAATTTAAGGGACGAGATAAACGGTGGGCCTAAAAGAAAGATTATTCTAGTGTTTTCTACTTTAATTGATTACTATAAAAAAAGAAACTTTAATTAATTACTGAAAGCACCGCCCATTTTCGAGAGATTTCTCTCGAGCAACAAGTAACCGTCACTATTTGTGCAACAAAAATACTGAACCGTTGATCTTAAGCAGAACGTACAGTCCGATCTGTGTGGAGTGAAATACTACTATGATTTTCGAGATTTACGGGCCCCAAATGCGCTACTTCAAGGAAGCGGACAACTACACCGGAAGCACGACGTCGTTTCCATGTTAAACATCATACGACATCCTACTGTAacaattcatttttcacatattttaaTATTCCATCCAACGCCTATATAAACAACCCCAGCTTAATCCTCGGAAACACTCAAAACACATCAAAGTCATAAAGAAATCTTCACTTGATAACATACTAAAAAACACTCTTTATTCAAAACTTTCAAGAGCTAGCTTCTTTTTTTCTCATCTCAAATCACTCAAAGAATCCtcatttctaagttccaaaaatggCTCCTAATGTTGTTGGTCTTGCAACCAAGGCTAGTACTGGTTTGGTCAAGGCAGCAAGTTTGTCAAGCCGTGCCTATGTGACGTTCTTGGCAGGTAACGGTGACTATGTGAAAGGCGTGGTCGGTTTGGCCAAGGGATTAAGAAAGGCAAAATCTGCTTACCCACTTGTAGTGGCTATTTTGCCTGATGTCCCAGAGGAACATAGACGTATACTCATTAACCAAGGTTGTATAGTACGAGAGATCGAGCCAGTTTATCCTCCAGAGAACCAAACTCAGTTTGCTATGGCTTATTATGTCATCAACTATTCCAAACTCCGTATTTGGGAGGTACCAGATTAATATTCCCTATCTTATAgtctatttttatttgatttggtgctaaaatGTTTTTTTGTTAAATGAATAAATGCAGTTTGTGGAGTATAGCAAGATGATATACTTGGATGGGGATATCCAGGTGTTTGATAACATAGACCACCTCTTTGACTTGCCAGATGACTATTTCTATGGGGTGATGGATTGTTTCTGTGAGAAAACTTGGAGTCACACCCCACAGTATAAGGTTGGGTACTGCCAACAGTGCCCAGATAAGGTCCAGTGGACTGAAGAATTGGGTCCCAAGCCACCACTCTATTTTAATGCTGGCATGTTTGTCTTTGAGCCAAGTCTATCCATTTACGATGATCTCTTGACCACCCTCAAAGTTACCCCTCCTACTCCTTTTGCCGAACAGGTAATTATACTTTTAATAATTTCACGGTCAAAAGGAACTGGTCAGGATGTAGAGACAGTGAATTCGgtataaatatttaatacttTTTGTATGTTTACATAGTTGGATTTATTTTGTAGGATTTGCTGAATATGTTCTTTAGAGACGTATACAAGCCAATTCCAAACAAGTACAACTTGGTATTAGCTATGTTGTGGCGTCACCCAGAGAATGTGGATCTTGATAAGGTGAAAGTTGTTCACTACTGTGCGGCGGGGTCAAAGCCATGGAGGTACACCGGCGAGGAAGAGAACATGGACAGAGAAGACATTAAGATGCTGGTGAAGAAATGGTGGGATATATACAATGACGAGTCATTGAATTACAAGAATGCTAATGTTACTGCAGTGGATGCTGAAGCTGACAAATTTAAGGCAGCGCTTACTAAGGCGGGTGTTGTGCACTATATAACTGCTCCATCGGCTGCTTAGTATATTGCTTTGAAAGTTGTCTTAGGATATATTGAAAGTTATAGAGATATATAAAAGGGTTTTAGCTTTACAGAGTGCTTTTCTTCGCCTGCAACAGACAAAGGTTGTCTGCAGAATAGGAGAACTGGGAATTTTGTGAAGTTCTTCTACAACTTGCGGGTTTTGAGtgtctttttttattcttttgttttCGTGGATGTTGGAAAAGTACATAAATGAAATACATATTTACATTTATACTTATTTTGGTACCGGTTTCAGTAATGGCCTCGAAACAACGTTGTTTTGATATGATATCAGTACGCTCATGTGACTTGATGAAAGAGTAGTAAAAGAAATGGTTGACGACTTGATTCCTTTGGGGTAATTAATACTACTAGTGTATTTGGAACATCTCCGTGCTGGTGGATAATTACTCCTTTACTAAACTTGgaaaagatttttctttactaTGCTATGGACTTTGCACAGAAATCTTGTTCTCTCGTACTAGATATCTTTCCTTGCAGATTTATGGATTCATTTTCATTTTAACTTGTATGTGGTAATTGTTGTTATGCATTTATCCAAAATACTTACTTAAGGCGGTGTTGTTGTTTATTAGAGCACAAGTTATGGTTTTAATGCTTTGACCACTTTTTTAGCCAATAGTTATGATTTTATTAGTActttattttctcaaataaatctCTTATTCAAAGAATTTGTTCGGCAAGTAGTTTTGTCCTCCTCCAGAGGAATTAGTTTAAGGAAATGGTATTTCACTCTTGTATTTAAAGGCTGCATTGATTCAATAAACAAATTAGCTTTGGTCCTTTACTCTTGTTCttatatggtatcagagcctcaaCAAACTCTAGCGAGTAATAtcctatctttttttcttttctacccACTCTCCACAAATGGCCAACACTACTAGAGTTGTTAATACTATAATAATATTTGTGCGATGGTTGTCCAATTTAATCCAACATCACAATTGCCAATAAAATTACATAGCATTCAAAACTTTGCAACCTGAAAGGCGCAACTTTCCATGCTTATGCATATTCATGATGATCTTAATGGTCATCTAGATGGGTCTATCCTTTTTATCTTTTGATTATTTTAATTCTTTTCTAAACTGTTTATGTAAGAAGGGTGTTTCTCTCCATGTGAATTGGAGTGATGATCTCATCAAATACTTTAACCTTTACTCTAAACGGAATGCAACTTAGgatgtgtttggtacgaaggaaaatatttttcgaaaaatgttttgcaattttttcatgtttggttgacttaaatattttggaaaacattttccttatgaactcattttcctccagttggaggaaaatattttccttatcaagagaagggaaaatattttccaaaactcctttctCAATCTTCCCCACCCTCACCCACCCACCCCACACCCTCACACCCACCCACCTAACCCCACACCCTCTCTCCaataaaggtttttttttttttttttttttttttttcaaatttcagttttttttttcgtCACCACCCACCCTACACCCCCCGcaattatttttactttttctaaaaaaaaaattacttttttttttgtaatttcaaattctgtttttttatttttctgcaccacccacccacaCTCCACTGCCCCCCACCCCAcacaaaagtttttttttaaatttgtttttttgtaatttttaaatttctgtttttttctgcaccacccacccctcCCCCACCCCACTGCCCCC
Proteins encoded in this window:
- the LOC107783847 gene encoding galactinol synthase 2, which codes for MAPNVVGLATKASTGLVKAASLSSRAYVTFLAGNGDYVKGVVGLAKGLRKAKSAYPLVVAILPDVPEEHRRILINQGCIVREIEPVYPPENQTQFAMAYYVINYSKLRIWEFVEYSKMIYLDGDIQVFDNIDHLFDLPDDYFYGVMDCFCEKTWSHTPQYKVGYCQQCPDKVQWTEELGPKPPLYFNAGMFVFEPSLSIYDDLLTTLKVTPPTPFAEQDLLNMFFRDVYKPIPNKYNLVLAMLWRHPENVDLDKVKVVHYCAAGSKPWRYTGEEENMDREDIKMLVKKWWDIYNDESLNYKNANVTAVDAEADKFKAALTKAGVVHYITAPSAA